From the genome of Delphinus delphis chromosome 8, mDelDel1.2, whole genome shotgun sequence, one region includes:
- the ZDHHC24 gene encoding probable palmitoyltransferase ZDHHC24 isoform X1 yields the protein MGQPRAVGSAEAASARLPLVLTALWAAAVGLELAYVLVLGPGPPPLGPLARTLQLALATFQLLNLLGNVGLFLRSDPSIRGVMLAGRGLGQGWAYCYQCQSQVPPRSGHCSACRICILRRDHHCRLLGRCVGFHNYRPFLCLLLHAAGVLLHVSVLLGPALSALLRAHTPLHTAALLLLPWLMLLTGGGPGRPPQRGRGPFWQSVSGAVRAGLRDRHVCGGCTVVRGWTALPWDVAAEGPDHVGVGSGPALLRPGPLPQPAGGPGAPLGPCLALALPGLPVAGGRHHVPDHS from the exons ATGGGGCAGCCCAGGGCTGTGGGGAGCGCGGAGGCGGCGTCCGCGCGGCTTCCTCTTGTGCTCACCGCGCTGTGGGCCGCGGCCGTGGGCCTGGAGCTGGCCTACGTGCTGGTACTGGGTCCCGGGCCGCCCCCACTGGGACCCTTGGCCCGGACCTTGCAGCTTGCGCTGGCAACCTTTCAGCTGCTCAATCTACTGGGCAACGTGGGGCTCTTCCTGCGCTCGGACCCCAGCATCCGGGGTGTGATGCTGGCCGGCCGTGGTCTGGGCCAGGGCTGGGC TTACTGCTACCAGTGCCAAAGCCAGGTGCCACCGCGCAGCGGGCATTGCTCTGCCTGCCGCATCTGCATCCTTCGCCGGGACCACCACTGCCGCCTGCTGGGCCGCTGCGTGGGCTTCCACAACTACCGGCCCTTCCTGTGTCTGCTGCTTCACGCCGCAGGCGTCCTGCTGCACGTCTCTGTGCTGCTGGGCCCTGCCCTGTCGGCCCTGCTGCGAGCCCACACACCCCTCCACACCGCCGCCCTCCTCCTGCTGCCCTGGCTCATGCTGCTCACAGGTGGGGGGCCGGGGAGGCCTCCACAGAGAGGCAGAGGCCCATTCTG GCAGAGTGTCTCTGGCGCAGTTCGCGCTGGCCTTCGTGACCGACACGTGTGTGGCGGGTGCACTGTTGTGCGGGGCTGGACTGCTCTTCCATGGGATGTTGCTGCTGAGGGGCCAGACCACGTGGGAGTGGGCTCGGGGCCAGCGCTCTTACGACCTGGGCCTCTCCCACAACCTGCAGGCGGCCCTGGGGCCCCGCTGGGTCCTTGTCTGGCTCTGGCCCTTCCTGGCCTCCCCGTTGCCGGGGGACGGCATCACGTTCCAGACCACAGCTGA
- the ACTN3 gene encoding alpha-actinin-3 isoform X2 yields MEQEEDWDRDLLLDPAWEKQQRKTFTAWCNSHLRKAGTQIENIEEDFRNGLKLMLLLEVISGERLPRPDKGKMRFHKIANVNKALDFIASKGVKLVSIGAEEIVDGNLKMTLGMIWTIILRFAIQDISVEETSAKEGLLLWCQRKTAPYRNVNVQNFHTSWKDGLALCALIHRHRPDLIDYAKLRKDDPIGNLNTAFEVAEKYLDIPKMLDAEDIVNTPKPDEKAVMTYVSCFYHAFAGAEQAETAANRICKVLAVNQENEKLMEEYEKLASELLEWIRRTVPWLENRMGEPSKNTMQRKLEDFRDYRRLHKPPRVQEKCQLEINFNTLQTKLRLSHRPAFMPSEGKLVSDIANAWRGLEQAEKGYEDWLLSEIRRLERLQHLAEKFQQKASLHEAWTRGKEEMLSQRDYESASLQEVRALLRRHEAFESDLAAHQDRVEHVAALAQELNELDYHEAASVNSRCQAICDQWDNLGTLTQKRRDALERMEKLLETIDQLQLEFARRVAPFNNWLDGAVEDLQDVWLVHSVEETQSLVTAHEQFKATLPEADRERGAILGIQGEIQKICQTYGLRPSSANPYIALSPQDINTKWDTVRKLVPSRDQTLQEELTRQQVNERLRRQFAAQANAVGPWIQGKVEEVGRLAAGMAGSLEEQMAGLRQQEQNIINYKSNIDQLEGDHQLLQENLVFDNKHTVYSMEHIRVGWEQLLTSIARTINEVENQILTRDAKGLSQEQLNEFRASFNHFDRKRNGMMEPDDFRACLISMGYDLVSVPQGEVEFARIMTMVDPNAAGVVTFQAFIDFMTRETAETDTAEQVVASFKILAGDKNYITPEELRQELPAEQAEYCIRRMAPYKGAGAPAGALDYVAFSSALYGESDL; encoded by the exons ATGGAACAGGAGGAGGACTGGGACCGCGACCTGCTGCTGGACCCGGCCTGGGAGAAGCAGCAGCGGAAA ACCTTCACTGCCTGGTGCAACTCACACCTGCGCAAGGCTGGCACCCAGATCGAGAACATCGAGGAGGATTTCCGCAATGGCCTCAAACTCATGTTGCTCCTGGAGGTCATTTCAG GAGAGAGGCTGCCCAGGCCAGACAAAGGCAAGATGCGCTTCCACAAGATCGCCAATGTCAACAAGGCCCTGGACTTCATTGCTAGCAAGGGGGTGAAGCTGGTGTCCATCGGTGCCGAAG AGATTGTCGACGGGAACCTGAAGATGACCCTGGGCATGATCTGGACCATCATCCTTCGCTTCGCCATCCAGGACATCTCCGTGGAAG AAACCTCGGCCAAGGAGGGCTTGCTCCTGTGGTGTCAGCGGAAGACAGCGCCATACCGCAACGTCAATGTGCAGAACTTCCACACCAG CTGGAAGGATGGCCTGGCCCTCTGTGCTCTCATCCACCGGCACCGCCCCGACCTCATTGACTACGCCAAACTGCGCAAG GATGACCCCATCGGCAACCTGAACACTGCCTTCGAGGTGGCAGAGAAGTACCTGGACATCCCCAAGATGTTGGATGCAGAAG ACATCGTGAACACCCCAAAGCCCGATGAGAAGGCCGTCATGACCTACGTTTCCTGCTTCTACCACGCCTTCGCGGGGGCGGAGCAG GCAGAGACAGCCGCCAACAGGATCTGCAAGGTGCTGGCCGTGAACCAGGAGAACGAGAAGCTGATGGAGGAGTACGAGAAGCTGGCCAGTGAG CTGCTGGAATGGATCCGCCGCACCGTGCCGTGGCTGGAGAACCGCATGGGCGAGCCCAGCAAGAACACCATGCAGCGCAAGCTGGAGGACTTCCGGGACTACCGGCGCCTGCACAAGCCGCCCCGCGTGCAGGAGAAGTGCCAGCTGGAGATCAACTTCAACACATTGCAAACCAAGCTGCGGCTGAGCCACCGGCCCGCCTTCATGCCATCTGAGGGCAAGCTGGTCTCG GACATAGCCAACGCATGGCGGGGGCTGGAGCAAGCGGAGAAGGGCTATGAGGACTGGCTGCTCTCGGAGATCCGGCGCCTGGAGCGGCTGCAGCACCTGGCAGAGAAGTTCCAGCAGAAGGCCTCCCTGCATGAAGCCTGGACCCGGG ggaaggaggagatgCTGAGCCAGCGGGACTATGAGTCGGCTTCGCTGCAGGAGGTGCGGGCGTTGCTGCGGCGCCACGAGGCCTTTGAGAGCGACCTGGCGGCGCACCAGGACCGCGTGGAGCACGTCGCTGCGCTGGCCCAGGAGCTCAA TGAGCTAGACTACCACGAGGCGGCCTCGGTGAACAGCCGCTGCCAGGCCATCTGCGACCAGTGGGACAACCTGGGCACGTTGACCCAGAAGAGGCGGGATGCGCTAGAG CGGATGGAGAAGCTCCTAGAGACCATCGACCAGCTGCAGCTGGAGTTTGCCAGGCGGGTAGCACCCTTCAACAACTGGCTGGATGGCGCTGTGGAGGACCTGCAGGACGTGTGGCTGGTGCACTCGGTGGAGGAGACCCAG aGCCTGGTGACAGCACACGAGCAGTTCAAAGCAACATTGCCCGAGGCCGACCGAGAGAGGGGAGCCATCCTGGGCATCCAGGGTGAGATCCAGAAGATCTGCCAAACATATGGGCTGCGGCCCAGCTCTGCCAACCCCTACATCGCCCTCAGCCCGCAGGACATCAACACCAAGTGGGACACG GTCCGAAAGCTGGTACCAAGCCGTGACCAGACGCTGCAGGAGGAGCTGACAAGGCAACAGGTGAACGAGAGGCTCCGGCGGCAGTTTGCAGCCCAGGCCAATGCCGTTGGGCCCTGGATCCAGGGGAAGGTGGAG GAAGTGGGGCGCCTGGCAGCGGGAATGGCCGGCTCTCTGGAGGAGCAGATGGCGGGGCTGCGGCAGCAGGAGCAGAACATCATCAACTACAAGAGCAACATCGACCAACTGGAGGGTGACCACCAGCTGCTGCAGGAGAACCTGGTGTTCGACAATAAGCACACCGTCTACAGCATGGAG CACATCCGTGTGGGCTGGGAGCAGCTGCTCACCTCCATTGCCCGCACCATCAACGAGGTGGAGAACCAGATACTGACCCGAGATGCCAAGGGCCTGAGCCAGGAGCAACTCAACGAGTTCCGGGCATCCTTCAACCACTTTGACCGG AAGCGGAATGGCATGATGGAGCCCGACGACTTCCGGGCCTGCCTCATCTCCATGGGCTACGACCTGGTGAGTGTCCC GCAGGGGGAAGTGGAGTTTGCTCGAATCATGACCATGGTGGACCCCAACGCAGCCGGGGTCGTGACCTTCCAGGCCTTCATCGACTTCATGACCCGAGAGACAGCCGAGACCGACACGGCTGAGCAGGTTGTGGCCTCGTTCAAGATCCTGGCGGGAGACAAG AACTACATCACACCTGAGGAACTGCGGCAGGAACTCCCAGCTGAGCAGGCCGAGTACTGCATCCGCCGCATGGCGCCCTACAAGGGGGCCGGGGCTCCAGCCGGAGCCCTGGACTATGTGGCCTTCTCCAGCGCCCTCTACGGGGAGAGTGACCTCTGA
- the ACTN3 gene encoding alpha-actinin-3 isoform X1, whose protein sequence is MMMVMQPEGLGTGEGPFAGGGGRGGEYMEQEEDWDRDLLLDPAWEKQQRKTFTAWCNSHLRKAGTQIENIEEDFRNGLKLMLLLEVISGERLPRPDKGKMRFHKIANVNKALDFIASKGVKLVSIGAEEIVDGNLKMTLGMIWTIILRFAIQDISVEETSAKEGLLLWCQRKTAPYRNVNVQNFHTSWKDGLALCALIHRHRPDLIDYAKLRKDDPIGNLNTAFEVAEKYLDIPKMLDAEDIVNTPKPDEKAVMTYVSCFYHAFAGAEQAETAANRICKVLAVNQENEKLMEEYEKLASELLEWIRRTVPWLENRMGEPSKNTMQRKLEDFRDYRRLHKPPRVQEKCQLEINFNTLQTKLRLSHRPAFMPSEGKLVSDIANAWRGLEQAEKGYEDWLLSEIRRLERLQHLAEKFQQKASLHEAWTRGKEEMLSQRDYESASLQEVRALLRRHEAFESDLAAHQDRVEHVAALAQELNELDYHEAASVNSRCQAICDQWDNLGTLTQKRRDALERMEKLLETIDQLQLEFARRVAPFNNWLDGAVEDLQDVWLVHSVEETQSLVTAHEQFKATLPEADRERGAILGIQGEIQKICQTYGLRPSSANPYIALSPQDINTKWDTVRKLVPSRDQTLQEELTRQQVNERLRRQFAAQANAVGPWIQGKVEEVGRLAAGMAGSLEEQMAGLRQQEQNIINYKSNIDQLEGDHQLLQENLVFDNKHTVYSMEHIRVGWEQLLTSIARTINEVENQILTRDAKGLSQEQLNEFRASFNHFDRKRNGMMEPDDFRACLISMGYDLGEVEFARIMTMVDPNAAGVVTFQAFIDFMTRETAETDTAEQVVASFKILAGDKNYITPEELRQELPAEQAEYCIRRMAPYKGAGAPAGALDYVAFSSALYGESDL, encoded by the exons ATGATGATGGTTATGCAGCCCGAGGGTCTGGGGACCGGGGAGGGGCCCTtcgcgggcggcggcggcagggGCGGCGAGTACATGGAACAGGAGGAGGACTGGGACCGCGACCTGCTGCTGGACCCGGCCTGGGAGAAGCAGCAGCGGAAA ACCTTCACTGCCTGGTGCAACTCACACCTGCGCAAGGCTGGCACCCAGATCGAGAACATCGAGGAGGATTTCCGCAATGGCCTCAAACTCATGTTGCTCCTGGAGGTCATTTCAG GAGAGAGGCTGCCCAGGCCAGACAAAGGCAAGATGCGCTTCCACAAGATCGCCAATGTCAACAAGGCCCTGGACTTCATTGCTAGCAAGGGGGTGAAGCTGGTGTCCATCGGTGCCGAAG AGATTGTCGACGGGAACCTGAAGATGACCCTGGGCATGATCTGGACCATCATCCTTCGCTTCGCCATCCAGGACATCTCCGTGGAAG AAACCTCGGCCAAGGAGGGCTTGCTCCTGTGGTGTCAGCGGAAGACAGCGCCATACCGCAACGTCAATGTGCAGAACTTCCACACCAG CTGGAAGGATGGCCTGGCCCTCTGTGCTCTCATCCACCGGCACCGCCCCGACCTCATTGACTACGCCAAACTGCGCAAG GATGACCCCATCGGCAACCTGAACACTGCCTTCGAGGTGGCAGAGAAGTACCTGGACATCCCCAAGATGTTGGATGCAGAAG ACATCGTGAACACCCCAAAGCCCGATGAGAAGGCCGTCATGACCTACGTTTCCTGCTTCTACCACGCCTTCGCGGGGGCGGAGCAG GCAGAGACAGCCGCCAACAGGATCTGCAAGGTGCTGGCCGTGAACCAGGAGAACGAGAAGCTGATGGAGGAGTACGAGAAGCTGGCCAGTGAG CTGCTGGAATGGATCCGCCGCACCGTGCCGTGGCTGGAGAACCGCATGGGCGAGCCCAGCAAGAACACCATGCAGCGCAAGCTGGAGGACTTCCGGGACTACCGGCGCCTGCACAAGCCGCCCCGCGTGCAGGAGAAGTGCCAGCTGGAGATCAACTTCAACACATTGCAAACCAAGCTGCGGCTGAGCCACCGGCCCGCCTTCATGCCATCTGAGGGCAAGCTGGTCTCG GACATAGCCAACGCATGGCGGGGGCTGGAGCAAGCGGAGAAGGGCTATGAGGACTGGCTGCTCTCGGAGATCCGGCGCCTGGAGCGGCTGCAGCACCTGGCAGAGAAGTTCCAGCAGAAGGCCTCCCTGCATGAAGCCTGGACCCGGG ggaaggaggagatgCTGAGCCAGCGGGACTATGAGTCGGCTTCGCTGCAGGAGGTGCGGGCGTTGCTGCGGCGCCACGAGGCCTTTGAGAGCGACCTGGCGGCGCACCAGGACCGCGTGGAGCACGTCGCTGCGCTGGCCCAGGAGCTCAA TGAGCTAGACTACCACGAGGCGGCCTCGGTGAACAGCCGCTGCCAGGCCATCTGCGACCAGTGGGACAACCTGGGCACGTTGACCCAGAAGAGGCGGGATGCGCTAGAG CGGATGGAGAAGCTCCTAGAGACCATCGACCAGCTGCAGCTGGAGTTTGCCAGGCGGGTAGCACCCTTCAACAACTGGCTGGATGGCGCTGTGGAGGACCTGCAGGACGTGTGGCTGGTGCACTCGGTGGAGGAGACCCAG aGCCTGGTGACAGCACACGAGCAGTTCAAAGCAACATTGCCCGAGGCCGACCGAGAGAGGGGAGCCATCCTGGGCATCCAGGGTGAGATCCAGAAGATCTGCCAAACATATGGGCTGCGGCCCAGCTCTGCCAACCCCTACATCGCCCTCAGCCCGCAGGACATCAACACCAAGTGGGACACG GTCCGAAAGCTGGTACCAAGCCGTGACCAGACGCTGCAGGAGGAGCTGACAAGGCAACAGGTGAACGAGAGGCTCCGGCGGCAGTTTGCAGCCCAGGCCAATGCCGTTGGGCCCTGGATCCAGGGGAAGGTGGAG GAAGTGGGGCGCCTGGCAGCGGGAATGGCCGGCTCTCTGGAGGAGCAGATGGCGGGGCTGCGGCAGCAGGAGCAGAACATCATCAACTACAAGAGCAACATCGACCAACTGGAGGGTGACCACCAGCTGCTGCAGGAGAACCTGGTGTTCGACAATAAGCACACCGTCTACAGCATGGAG CACATCCGTGTGGGCTGGGAGCAGCTGCTCACCTCCATTGCCCGCACCATCAACGAGGTGGAGAACCAGATACTGACCCGAGATGCCAAGGGCCTGAGCCAGGAGCAACTCAACGAGTTCCGGGCATCCTTCAACCACTTTGACCGG AAGCGGAATGGCATGATGGAGCCCGACGACTTCCGGGCCTGCCTCATCTCCATGGGCTACGACCTG GGGGAAGTGGAGTTTGCTCGAATCATGACCATGGTGGACCCCAACGCAGCCGGGGTCGTGACCTTCCAGGCCTTCATCGACTTCATGACCCGAGAGACAGCCGAGACCGACACGGCTGAGCAGGTTGTGGCCTCGTTCAAGATCCTGGCGGGAGACAAG AACTACATCACACCTGAGGAACTGCGGCAGGAACTCCCAGCTGAGCAGGCCGAGTACTGCATCCGCCGCATGGCGCCCTACAAGGGGGCCGGGGCTCCAGCCGGAGCCCTGGACTATGTGGCCTTCTCCAGCGCCCTCTACGGGGAGAGTGACCTCTGA
- the ZDHHC24 gene encoding probable palmitoyltransferase ZDHHC24 isoform X2, translating into MGQPRAVGSAEAASARLPLVLTALWAAAVGLELAYVLVLGPGPPPLGPLARTLQLALATFQLLNLLGNVGLFLRSDPSIRGVMLAGRGLGQGWAYCYQCQSQVPPRSGHCSACRICILRRDHHCRLLGRCVGFHNYRPFLCLLLHAAGVLLHVSVLLGPALSALLRAHTPLHTAALLLLPWLMLLTGRVSLAQFALAFVTDTCVAGALLCGAGLLFHGMLLLRGQTTWEWARGQRSYDLGLSHNLQAALGPRWVLVWLWPFLASPLPGDGITFQTTADVGLMAS; encoded by the exons ATGGGGCAGCCCAGGGCTGTGGGGAGCGCGGAGGCGGCGTCCGCGCGGCTTCCTCTTGTGCTCACCGCGCTGTGGGCCGCGGCCGTGGGCCTGGAGCTGGCCTACGTGCTGGTACTGGGTCCCGGGCCGCCCCCACTGGGACCCTTGGCCCGGACCTTGCAGCTTGCGCTGGCAACCTTTCAGCTGCTCAATCTACTGGGCAACGTGGGGCTCTTCCTGCGCTCGGACCCCAGCATCCGGGGTGTGATGCTGGCCGGCCGTGGTCTGGGCCAGGGCTGGGC TTACTGCTACCAGTGCCAAAGCCAGGTGCCACCGCGCAGCGGGCATTGCTCTGCCTGCCGCATCTGCATCCTTCGCCGGGACCACCACTGCCGCCTGCTGGGCCGCTGCGTGGGCTTCCACAACTACCGGCCCTTCCTGTGTCTGCTGCTTCACGCCGCAGGCGTCCTGCTGCACGTCTCTGTGCTGCTGGGCCCTGCCCTGTCGGCCCTGCTGCGAGCCCACACACCCCTCCACACCGCCGCCCTCCTCCTGCTGCCCTGGCTCATGCTGCTCACAG GCAGAGTGTCTCTGGCGCAGTTCGCGCTGGCCTTCGTGACCGACACGTGTGTGGCGGGTGCACTGTTGTGCGGGGCTGGACTGCTCTTCCATGGGATGTTGCTGCTGAGGGGCCAGACCACGTGGGAGTGGGCTCGGGGCCAGCGCTCTTACGACCTGGGCCTCTCCCACAACCTGCAGGCGGCCCTGGGGCCCCGCTGGGTCCTTGTCTGGCTCTGGCCCTTCCTGGCCTCCCCGTTGCCGGGGGACGGCATCACGTTCCAGACCACAGCTGATGTGGGACTCATGGCTTCCTGA